In Hoeflea ulvae, one genomic interval encodes:
- a CDS encoding PAS domain-containing protein, with the protein MADTLQLSDTTEPARAEISRDEASRLKALRDLRVLDTAPEVEFDALVSAAALVCGTPISLITLVDQDRQWFKANFGLPGVVETHRDISLCSHAICGDELMEVEDASLDPRFADNPMVTGGPEFRFYAGVPLSLSNGQNVGTLCVVDHKPQTLTPHQREILKHLACAATRALEARLTLDYERELLMVQSRAASIVSNSVDAIVTVGLDGIIQLWNASAEEMFGFSTEEAVGQPISLIMVPEMGAEPGADYQIGDTGQGTTRETVRQTRDGTILPVSVSSGPVFSDTGEIVGKTEIMRDISDSVSVTRELIEERQRFEYIIEATEAGTWEWNHQTGEARFNERWAEMIGCTLDELAPVSMQIWKDAIHPDDLEMTELQLQQHFDGQTPAYMSEVRIRHKDGHWVWVLNRGKVLTRTEDGAPEWMFGTQQDITEQKLQEEMLRESETFLDRTGRAAGVGGWQIDLASGRIVWSAETCRIHGVEPGYVPHLDEAINFYAPEARPAVQAAVQRSMEGGEGWDLELPFIKAGGQRIWVRAVGTAEFEGGRPVRLTGAFQDISDQVEQRMALEKLRDRQLAATENGQIGIWDADLTAGKTHYSEMWCDLIGYTREEVGDSPDIWLQFVHPTDKERLKTSDLDHIAGKTPYFEEQFRMLHKNGSWVWILDRGRVFARDENGTPTRMIGTHIDITSQKEAERQQFLLAERVKIATDSGGIGIWDFDLVDNLFTWDSWMYHLYGLPQREGERVPENWQKYFHPDDIDRIESAVRKTIEEGVPLEEEHRIIRPDRSIRYIRLSAKAVSDPAGNAMRLIGAAWDVTETRQLALELQEQHEMLRVTLHSIGDAVMTTDADGAVAWLNPVAERMTGWSSDEAMGQPSHVVFNIVHEETGQCAQDPIRACLEMTNVVGLDRDTMLIARDGREFSIEDSAAPIRNSDGDILGVVLVFHDVSEQRRMSREMRHRATHDPLTGLINRAEFDRRLTAVFEKSQIDEARNVLLYIDLDQFKIVNDSCGHAVGDILLKQVSKLLAETIRSGDTLARLGGDEFAVLLEQCSIENATRIAQKMCDRMSDFRFVHDGKRFRVGTSIGLVPVDGTMPSVASILQAADSACYAAKEGGRNRVQIWAGSDKTMAAWSGEMRWASRIEHALDEDGFVLFVQDIRPVCGEAAGRHAELLVRMKHEDGSLIQPAAFLPSAERFNLASRIDRWVLSHAIDWVSNTARTQDLGTICINLSGQSVGDRSFHQHAISMLEEAGEDVCGRLCFEITETAAITNLADARTFIDQVRERKVRVALDDFGAGVSSFGYLKRFPVDYLKIDGQFIRDLIDDPLNDATVRCFVEVAHILNIKTVAEYVGDDAVMSKLAEIGVDYAQGFHLHKPQPLLD; encoded by the coding sequence TTGGCGGATACACTGCAACTGAGCGATACCACGGAACCGGCCCGGGCGGAGATATCCCGCGACGAGGCCAGCCGGCTCAAGGCGCTCCGCGATCTTCGCGTTCTCGACACCGCGCCTGAGGTCGAGTTCGATGCCCTGGTCAGCGCGGCGGCGCTGGTCTGCGGAACACCGATTTCGCTGATCACCCTGGTCGATCAGGACAGGCAGTGGTTCAAGGCGAATTTCGGCCTGCCCGGCGTTGTCGAAACCCACAGAGACATATCGCTTTGCTCCCACGCCATCTGCGGCGACGAACTGATGGAGGTCGAGGACGCCAGTCTCGATCCCCGCTTCGCCGACAACCCGATGGTGACCGGCGGTCCCGAATTCCGCTTCTATGCCGGGGTGCCGCTGTCGCTGTCCAATGGCCAGAACGTCGGCACGCTCTGCGTCGTCGACCACAAGCCGCAGACCCTGACCCCGCACCAGCGCGAAATCCTGAAGCATCTTGCCTGTGCGGCAACACGTGCGCTCGAGGCCCGGCTTACGCTCGACTATGAGCGCGAGCTGCTCATGGTCCAGTCCCGGGCGGCGTCGATCGTGAGCAACAGCGTTGATGCAATCGTCACCGTCGGGCTGGATGGCATCATCCAGCTCTGGAATGCCTCGGCGGAGGAAATGTTCGGCTTCAGCACCGAAGAGGCGGTCGGCCAGCCGATCAGCCTGATCATGGTGCCTGAGATGGGCGCGGAGCCCGGCGCGGATTACCAGATCGGCGACACCGGCCAGGGCACCACCCGCGAGACCGTCCGGCAGACCCGCGACGGAACCATCCTCCCGGTTTCCGTGTCATCCGGTCCGGTGTTTTCCGACACCGGAGAGATCGTCGGCAAGACCGAGATCATGCGTGACATCAGCGACAGCGTCTCGGTCACGCGCGAACTGATCGAAGAGCGGCAGCGTTTCGAATACATCATCGAGGCGACGGAGGCCGGGACCTGGGAGTGGAACCACCAGACGGGCGAAGCGCGGTTCAACGAACGCTGGGCCGAAATGATCGGCTGCACGCTGGATGAACTGGCGCCGGTCTCGATGCAGATCTGGAAGGATGCGATCCATCCCGATGATCTGGAGATGACCGAACTGCAGCTCCAACAGCATTTTGACGGCCAGACTCCGGCCTATATGAGCGAGGTCCGGATACGTCACAAGGACGGTCACTGGGTATGGGTGCTCAATCGCGGCAAGGTGCTCACCCGCACCGAGGATGGCGCGCCCGAATGGATGTTCGGCACCCAGCAGGACATCACCGAGCAGAAGCTGCAGGAAGAGATGCTGCGCGAGAGCGAGACCTTCCTCGACCGGACCGGGCGGGCAGCCGGTGTCGGTGGCTGGCAGATTGATCTCGCCAGCGGCAGGATCGTCTGGTCTGCCGAAACCTGTCGCATTCACGGCGTCGAGCCCGGCTATGTTCCGCATCTCGACGAAGCCATCAATTTCTATGCGCCAGAAGCCCGGCCAGCCGTGCAGGCCGCGGTTCAACGGAGCATGGAGGGCGGCGAAGGCTGGGATCTCGAATTGCCGTTCATCAAGGCGGGCGGGCAGCGCATCTGGGTGCGCGCGGTGGGAACCGCAGAGTTCGAGGGCGGCAGGCCGGTTCGTCTCACCGGCGCGTTCCAGGATATTTCCGACCAGGTCGAGCAGCGCATGGCGCTCGAGAAGCTCCGGGACCGGCAACTCGCTGCGACCGAAAACGGCCAGATCGGCATCTGGGACGCCGATCTGACGGCAGGCAAAACCCATTATTCGGAGATGTGGTGCGACCTCATTGGCTACACCCGGGAGGAGGTCGGGGATTCACCCGACATCTGGCTTCAATTTGTCCATCCGACCGACAAGGAACGGCTGAAAACCTCCGATCTCGATCACATTGCCGGCAAGACGCCCTATTTCGAGGAGCAGTTCCGGATGCTCCACAAGAACGGAAGCTGGGTCTGGATCCTTGATCGCGGCCGGGTGTTCGCCCGTGACGAAAACGGCACGCCGACGCGCATGATCGGCACCCATATCGACATCACCAGTCAGAAAGAAGCTGAACGGCAGCAGTTTCTGCTGGCCGAGCGGGTCAAGATCGCAACCGACAGCGGCGGCATCGGTATCTGGGATTTCGATCTCGTCGACAATCTCTTCACCTGGGATTCGTGGATGTATCACCTTTACGGTCTTCCCCAGCGGGAAGGCGAGAGGGTGCCGGAGAACTGGCAGAAATATTTCCATCCCGACGATATCGACCGGATCGAGAGCGCGGTGCGCAAGACCATCGAAGAAGGTGTGCCTCTGGAAGAGGAGCACCGGATCATCCGTCCCGACCGTTCGATCCGTTACATCCGCCTGTCGGCCAAGGCGGTGTCCGATCCCGCCGGCAACGCCATGCGCCTGATCGGCGCCGCCTGGGATGTCACCGAGACCCGCCAGCTGGCGCTGGAACTGCAGGAACAGCACGAGATGCTGCGGGTGACGCTGCATTCGATCGGCGACGCGGTGATGACGACGGACGCCGATGGCGCTGTGGCATGGCTCAACCCGGTGGCCGAAAGAATGACCGGCTGGTCCAGCGATGAGGCCATGGGGCAGCCGAGCCACGTGGTCTTCAATATCGTCCACGAGGAAACCGGGCAATGCGCCCAGGACCCGATCAGGGCCTGTCTGGAAATGACCAATGTCGTGGGTCTCGATCGCGACACCATGCTGATCGCCCGCGACGGACGCGAGTTCAGCATCGAGGATTCCGCGGCGCCGATCCGCAATTCCGATGGCGACATCCTTGGCGTGGTCCTGGTTTTCCATGATGTCAGCGAGCAACGCCGCATGTCGCGCGAGATGCGCCATCGCGCCACCCATGATCCGCTGACCGGCCTGATCAACCGGGCCGAGTTCGACCGCCGGCTGACGGCCGTCTTCGAGAAATCGCAGATTGACGAGGCGCGCAATGTGCTTCTCTACATCGATCTCGACCAGTTCAAGATCGTCAATGATTCCTGCGGCCATGCCGTCGGCGATATCCTGCTCAAGCAGGTCAGCAAGCTGCTTGCCGAAACCATCCGCTCCGGCGACACCCTTGCCCGGCTCGGGGGCGATGAATTCGCGGTTCTGCTCGAACAGTGCTCGATCGAGAACGCCACCCGGATCGCCCAGAAGATGTGCGACCGGATGAGCGATTTCCGCTTTGTCCATGACGGCAAGCGCTTCCGCGTGGGCACCAGCATCGGCCTGGTTCCGGTGGATGGAACGATGCCGAGTGTCGCCTCCATTCTCCAGGCCGCCGACAGTGCCTGCTATGCCGCCAAGGAGGGCGGCCGCAACCGTGTGCAGATCTGGGCCGGCAGCGACAAGACCATGGCCGCCTGGTCCGGCGAGATGCGGTGGGCATCGCGCATCGAGCATGCCCTGGACGAGGATGGCTTCGTTCTCTTCGTGCAGGATATCCGGCCGGTGTGCGGCGAGGCTGCCGGGCGTCATGCCGAACTGCTTGTCCGGATGAAGCACGAGGACGGCAGCCTGATCCAGCCCGCCGCCTTCCTGCCTTCTGCCGAGCGCTTCAATCTCGCCTCCCGCATTGACCGGTGGGTCCTGTCCCATGCGATCGACTGGGTCAGCAACACGGCAAGAACACAGGATCTCGGAACGATCTGCATCAATCTTTCCGGCCAGTCGGTCGGCGACCGCTCGTTTCACCAGCATGCGATCTCCATGCTGGAAGAGGCGGGGGAGGACGTGTGCGGCCGGTTGTGTTTCGAAATCACCGAAACAGCCGCAATCACCAATCTGGCCGATGCGCGGACTTTCATCGACCAGGTCCGGGAGCGCAAGGTCCGCGTCGCGCTTGATGATTTCGGCGCCGGTGTCTCGTCCTTCGGCTATCTCAAGCGATTCCCGGTCGATTACCTGAAAATCGACGGCCAGTTCATCCGGGATCTCATTGACGATCCGCTCAATGATGCGACGGTCCGTTGCTTTGTCGAGGTCGCGCATATTCTGAACATCAAGACCGTGGCTGAATATGTCGGCGATGACGCTGTCATGTCGAAGCTGGCGGAAATCGGTGTCGACTACGCGCAAGGCTTTCACCTGCACAAGCCGCAACCGCTGCTGGATTAA